GTATACCTTCTAGTCATCCTGCTTCCACCCCATCACCAATATTGTGGAGGTAACACAAAATACTGCACACCAATTTTCCCTCAATATTTTCTAAGATTATCAATACAACATATACCTTAGAGTAGCTAATAAAATTTACTGATATTTCTGCCAAGTTTCTCAATGTCCACTAAatacttttttttccttttctgctCTGCTACAAGCATGATGCCATTGTTTCCTAGCAAGTTTCTGAAATGAAAGGAAGTGCCTATTTAATTGTTTTCTTAGCCCATATTCCATGGAAAACTTTAAAAGAAACTTTGACATGTAAAATCCCATCTTCAAGTTTGCATGAAGAAAACCTTACAAAGAAAATGATTCATGATTGTCACAGAGTTATGAATTTAGAAAATATAAACTAGAATCATTTGGAGCAAACTGTTTCCATCTTTGACCCACATTAGGAAAAAAACCTTTACATTGATTTATGCGTCATCATCAATGATTTTCTTTTCAATGAAATAATTCATATATGAACCAAACTTAACATTGAGAAGGCTCCATAGAACCGATTCTTTTAGGTTTACTAATAGCTAGCTTTACTCTCTGCTCTCTTGCTCTTTCCTCCACTTTTGCTTCTCCTCACAATTGAATTTCAGGCAAGACTGCTGCTTGCCACTTAATCTAGAAGATCAATTAATAAATAGGTGGACCTATACTACAACATACATTAAACAGCACAGATCAACTAGATGGGACTGACAAACTTCTTGCAATTTTAAAGTGTTATTCCCACCAAATACTGCAGCAGAATAATTTTAAAGTCAGTCAAGATTACAGAATTGTTGTAAATTTTGGCATATTCCAGTAAGAAATTAATAGTTCGATCAATTTCTATTTAGTTTTATATTGAAATTGTTATAACAAGACCATGTAAAATCTAAGTGAGCAAAATTACTCAGGTTCGGGAGTGTGCTATGAGAAGATATAGACGAGAAATATAAATTAGCAAAAATTACTCTGTTTCAGGAGTGTGCTATGAGAAGATACAAACCTCGTCTAATGAGAATGGTTGTCAACAAGCTTATCAACTATACACATGCAAGGGGTAACCTAGTAGTCTAGTGGGACAAGGCTTCTACTGATCCAATGTCCAGAAATGGTCAAATATAGGCAACCCTTGCTCCACATGCAGACAGGTTTCTCACATCTCGAGACCTTGGCTACCCATGTAGCATAGCAGTGCCACCTAGCTACATGCTCCTTCTAGAAAATGCAACTTAATTACTGTATGTATTTAGTATACCAGATCCATGAAACTCTGTACGTAGCATAAACTTATATCAAATCATTGTTATTCACTTTGGAAGGTGATTATCAAATTCCACAAGGATAAAATTAGATTGCTTGCTGCTTACAGTAGCAAGGCATTCAAAATATAGCTGCTAAAGAAattcttattattattctaaCATATATGAAGATCAATTATAAGTATGTGGATTATTATGGATAAGCAATACAAGAAGAATCCTGTGGTGTGTATTGCCCCTTTTTGCTTCTCACCTTTTTATAAAATGAAGTTTATGAATGATCAACAAAAATGAAATTCTTAGGCTACCAATgagaaaaaagggaagaaaaaaaaaacttagccTCTGGGTAACCATATCATCAATGGGGCTTCTTGAATTTACTGACATGAACAGTCTCTGTGAAACCAAGCTAATTATTTGTTAAATTCAAACTCGTCCTAACTAAATTTGGACTGGACATAAACCTAACTTGATTAATAACTTTAACATATCTGGCATTTCAAGATTTATTCCATATATTTTAAGGCAAAAACAACTAGAAAAAGATTGTACAATTTATTCTATGGATTCATAGAATAAATTCGTAAATCTTATTGTTGcaatttgtgaaattattttttaaacaactcCGTGAGGCTTGAAGGAATGAACTAATTTGTGAGCAAGATGCAATTATAACAACAACAGTTCTTTCTTCTGAGGACAAAGAATGCAAACAATACTTTCACATAGTAAGTAATACAAACCAACTAATATTATAAGGATTGAGGAAAAGAGAAAATGACCTTTTGGCAGTGGATGGGATGAGGTGTCTTGCTAAAGGGGTATTTTGTACACAAGTGTCTTGAGTGGGGATAATCTCTACAAGCAACCTGCATTGTCAACTTcaaatttataatttgaaattttatttattcttatCTCATTGAAAAAGCAAGTCTTCTTATGCCAGCAAAAAGATTTTCATGCACATGCAATAGAATAAGACAATTAGATGCATTTCTGCAGTTTGATGTAAAAAGGAAAACAGATGACACTCGATATCGTTATTACTGATTGTACATGATGCAACAGAGAGCATGAAAACTTTCTTTCAAGGGCATAAAATTATCCTCTTGATGGGTCCATGATTCGCAACTTGCTCGACTTCATCCTACCGACGGAATTAATTATTAATTCGTCACAAAGTTTACCCCAATATCCAGATTTGGCGGACCAAATTGACCATCCGAGTGAGAGCTCGGCAAGGTATCTGCCCCTATAAAAGTCTTCTCCAGCGCTTTCCATCGCGAAAATCAAATTTGCTGCGACAAACACCAATATTTCGAGATTTTTCTAGGGCTTCTATGTTGATTCGGTTCCTTGGACCAAAAACAAAGGGAAAAGaaggagcagagagagagagagagagagagagagagagaggcaatagACTAGCACTTGGCCTCGTTCTGCGACCACGGTGACGTCGTCGGACAGTGGGGGATCATCGAGGTAGAGCCTACGTTTGAGGTCCAGTTGGTCGTCCAAGAAAGGGTTGTAGGGAAGGATGAAGCAGTCGTCGTCATCCTCGTCCTCGTCATCCACCGGTGCCTCCACTTTCCCCACCTTCACATATTCCCTCCTTTTCCTCCTACCCACCGTCGTGGCCATCTTCTTTGCCTGCATCTCTGCCTTCTTGCACTcttcttcgtcttcatcggtaGAAGAGATCTCGATCACCACTATCGCCATTGCAATCGAAGGGACAGAAGAAAGACGTTAGTCGCGCAATTGCGCGTATTAATTCTTAGAGGCTTTTCAGATACCCAAATCCTATTTATctcattattttattatagtaaataattaaatatgtcCCTTCAAATATTTAGAGGCAACATCTTTCAAATTAAACTGTGGTTTTCATTAGCTACTTCGAATTATAAAAAACATAAAGTTGCTCAAAatgattgaatatatatatatatatatatatataatatttaaaaagataaatataGAAAATCATAGACTAACTAGGTAGGACTTATAAGGATGCTTCGTTGACCTAACTAAAGTTGACTTGTATCCCGTGATCTCGTATGTACGAAATAAACACATTATGGATTAGTCAAGCAAACTGAGATAGAATAAAATTATTCATAATCGAATCATGGCATCGTTCATCTTAGATCTCATTCATCAGCTCcaataaaaattaattgattTGTTGGGATCAACCATCAAACACCTTTACTTTAAATCCATAATCAATTCACTCAACAATCCACGACACCAAATGGCAATTCCAATTAGAAATGATTTGTCAAAGAATTCATGAAGGACATCTACATCGAATTTGGATGAACAATATGCATTAGTATGCGAGTAGTGGCATAAGGTTGGTACATACAATTTTTTTGAATCCACCAATTGATCTGCACCAGTGTAATGGATCAGGGTTTGTGTTTGAATCATAAGTGATCCGACCCCATAACACGCACCTTCTCCTGATCACAACATTTAATGAGATTaaagtaataaataatataataaaagccACCCACTACTCTCCTCATTATTTCCCACGTACTTTATTATTATATACTTATACTCATTTGTGACAATTCCatgtattattatatattatatatatgtatacataataataataataatacatggaTTTATATATTTGAGTTATATCTGCCACCACTTGACCTGGAGAGGAAGGGTCGAGCAACCACCCATGGAGGAGGACAGCAAGAAGAGCCCATCCTCATCCCGATCTCCGATGGCGATAGAGGAGGAGCAGGGGTTTCCCGCGGGTCTGACGGCGGAGGAGTACGCGGATCTGCGACACAGGGTGGAGTCGCACCACCGGTACCGGGTTGGGCCGGGACAGTGCTCCTCCCTCCTCGCACAGCGGATCCGAGCCCCTGCCGCCATCGTCTGGTCGGTGGTCCGGCGGTTCGACCGCCCACAGGTCTACAAGCACTTCATCCGGAGCTGCGCCGTGAATGGCGGCGGGGAGATCCGGCCGGGGTGCCTCCGCGAGGTGAGTATCATCTCCGGCCTTCCGGCGAGCACCAGCACCGAACGGCTGGACGTCCTCGACGAGGCCCTGCGGATGACCGGCTTCACCATCGTCGGTGGCGAGCACCGGCTCCGGAACTACCGGTCCGTCACCACCGTCGACGAGCTCCGAGGGAGCGGCGGGACGTGGGCGGTGGTGCTGGAATCTTATGTGGTGGACGTGCCGGAGGGCAACACGGAGGACGACACCAGGCTCTTCGCCGACACCGTCGTCCGCCTCAACCTCCAGAAGCTCGCGTCCGTGGCAGAGGCGCAGCCCTTGCCGGCGGCGGCAGCGGTGTAGGGGGAGCTCAGAGAACTGACCCCGCCGCTCACGACCCGAGGAGAGAGGTGGAGAGTTTGCCTTCGGGGATGGCGATGTGACGTAATAATGACGTGTTTCAAATGGTTAAATTACCAAAAGCACGCTTCTATTCTTCCAATATCGCAGAAGACCCTCCGCGGTCGGTCTCAGTCGCCCTTCTTTTGCGGCCACAGGCGATGTTCCAgtcattctcttcttctttcgttCTCTTTCCCTTTGCTTGTTTGTGGTGGTGACAGAGATTGGATCTCAGAAAAGCTTCCAAGGAAACGCTTGTTCTACAATAAACCACCacagctgtgtgtgtgtgtgcgcgcctgAGAAAAGACTAAAGATATGGTGCTGATGCATCTCATGTGGCCTATCATCTTATTATTATATGATGGCATCTCTTTGGCTGTTGATGTGTGCTCCAAGAAGTAGCAACGAGTATAGCAGGATAGAGAGGATGATACAGTACGACAATACTTGCTTGCAGATATACTTTGTTCTCCACAACACACACCACTACTGATATAAAGAAGCAATAATTTCTTTGTTGTAGAAAGAGAGATAGATTTGTGATCTCACGTAGATTTTAATTAGATAgatgcttaattttttttttttttctattcaagATTGTTTAGATTATAAGGAGTTCTCTGTAGTTCCTGTGTTGATCAATTCATTTGCCATCAAGGTTTTCTCATGCACTTAATAAACAAAGGGAAAACATGTTATTTGTATCAAGTAAAGATGAAAAATCTAAGAGACAAAAACCTAAAGTAATAACTTTCCTTGTGCACATATCTATTCTACTATCCAAACAGCAAGCTTGTAGGGTTTTATGAGCAAAGCATGATACACAAACCTGTTTAAGTGGTAGCTAATCCCTTGGAATAGCTAATGCGTAACGTTGTGGCTTTGCCTGAGACTCTTCTAAGAAATCAAGGCTGAAAAGGACCAAAActcataaagatttaaatatgtatAGGTAGAAGACTTCCTAGACCATGCAGTGTCATGATTAGGATTCTAAAGCCCAAGGAATACCGATCCAATCTAAAAGTATGAAGCTATCTTGTTATCTGAACCAAGGATAACCATGCATAAAACCTATCGAATGGCAAGAAAGTGCTGGAAATGTAGAATTCTGAATCATTAGGCCTATGTATGGAGCCTTTCTTTTTCTCTACATGCTGATTAAGAGAGGGGCATATCTTCCATATTATAATGATCGAGATGGAGAATTGCATGGGATATGACGGTGCCTTCTCAAAGACCGTAGTTTTTAGGTCAGTGGCATGCACTATAGACAAATGAAGATAATCTTTGCAGCAAACAAAAGTAGCAGCAGAAAAGCTTAGAATATCATATCACCCACTGTATCAGGAGGAATAACTCATCTTCACAGAATGTTGTAGAAGAGGAAACCAATGAATTTGAAGAGGGAGGGCATAAAAATAACTACATGGATGTCACAGTGATGGCATTAATTTTGTATTCTTTCATGATGACCTAATCCTGGTTTCAGTATCTTTCAGCTGTCCTAGATTATCCACTGATACTGGACGATGATTTGGAGTTCCGAGTCCTTGAATTATCCCCACTAATATATGTCATCTCTTCAGGGAAGATAGTGGCCCTGGGTGATCACATTTTTAAAGGCAAAGGCAGCTGCATTCGTTGATGGCATTGTCTTGTGAGAAGGACTTGAATCAAGTTGGCAACTTGGCCATAAAGAAAAGAGGGGAGTGATGAAAGCAAAAGGAATTCCCATTTAGAACACAAGTGCTCATCTCGAGTGCATGGAAAGAGGGGGCAACCCAGAAGGACAAAACGAAGCAAGCACAAAAGACTTGTCATGTGCTACTGGAAGAACATGGTACACAATACACCCATTCTTGAATGGTGTCGTCGGCATGCCAAAAGATGTGGATGCTTGAGGGGATGGGCAAGAGAAAGAAATAGGTGTTGCATCCACCACAGGACGACTAATTCGtagttcatgagaagagtaaggtgtTGAATGAGTCAATTTTGATGGCTGTTTTGGAGTCTATTATTCactaaagaaataaaaaaggaaaaaaaacgtTTTTCCTAGCGGCTTAATGTTTAGACAAACTTTGCTGAAgaaaatagaaacaaaaaaaagtagaaaggtattatcttattttataaaagaaaacATAAACAGAAGAGTGAAGAAAATAAATACCAAATAAAAAACAATGGGGAGCAGAATAATATATAGATAAATTTTGctgaagaaaaaagaaacataaaaaaagtAGGAAGGTATTATCTTACATTATAAAAGAAAACATTGACAGAAGAGTGAAAGAAAAGAGTAAAGGAAAAAATACCAAATGAAAAATAATGGGGTGAGAGAGGCTCGAACTCTCGACCTCAGGATTTCTCAGAAGCTATGAGACCTACGCGCTAACCAACTGCGCCACCACCCCTCGATGTTAACTGGGCACATAaaacataaataaaagaaaaacgtaaaggaaaaaaaaaccaaatGGGGTGAGAGAGGCTCGAACTCTCGACCTCAGGATTTCTCAGAAGCTATGAGACCTACGCGCTAGCCAACTGCGCCACCACCCCGCGATGGTAAAAAAGGAACATAATATTTATATCTAGTATATAATTTAACTTGAACCAATACGCAAATATAGTTGGCAGAAACCACATTTCAGAAGATAATTCAGCTGCCAATAATAGCACAAGAATCGAAACTAGCAAAAATAAAGCATTGGTTTAAAGAATGGAAAATTATTCTACTAATTTTTTTCTGAGAACTGATCCTCCTTTGTTCAAGAATAAAAGATGAAGAATCTGAGAATTGACAACGTCAGCCAAGGCTAGATCTTATGCCAAGAAAGAGGCTGCATTAACTGGGACACTGCGAGCCATTGCTGGTCCAAAACCTCTGTAAAAGTCCTTGATTCCCTCTGAAGTCAGAATCTGAAGTACTTTGGATTCTTATAATCATCAATCTGAATCATGCTTCTTTACAACGTTGGGTAGATAGATAGAAGGATGCTCCAGCTAGGCCTCCAGCAATGATCAGAGGAATCCTGAAGTGTCTCAACCGCCTGCAAAATACCGCTTGAGGGCTTCTTATACTCCGAACAAGGCAGCAATATTACCAGGAACTTCGCGTTCCAAGATCCGAACCAAGCCTTTATATAGCCCTCTTAGACTAGCTTCTCGCATGACATGCTTTGCAACATCGACAGGGTCCTCTGTACTTTGCCGCAGCAAATGAAGCAGCTGAGTCCACCAAGGCACTTTGGGCTTGCAGACTGTATTAAAGTGTCCTAAAAAGACATTAAATCAAACACATATCACATACAGATTTAACTCAAAGAATATGTCACGTATTGCTTTAACTCAAAGAATCAAGAATTTTTCCCTTTGTGGATGTACTCTTTCAAGTAATTAATTACATATATAACCTCCTAATTCTTTTCAATCAATGCCTCAATGGTGAACATTTAAGCCTGACTGTACCAGAAACATTAGTTTCCCTAATGGACTTTACAGATACAATGCATATATCACCTATAATTAAGTCATTTGCATCTAGAACTTTAATGGTACAATCAATTTTCTGTTTACTATAGGTGTCTTGAGATATAGTGTCTTTAATGGTACATTAGTTTCCTTTTTACTGCACATGTCAAATTTTCCTTTTTACTGCACATGTCAAATGTAATTTTTGCAAGATCATTGAAATTTTTAACATCGAGCAAATATTGCAAATTATGGTTTAGGTGGTAAAGCCTACAATTGGAGGACAGGACCAATTTATGCTATACCACAGGTGAGTGTCAATAGTACCCAGAAGATTGGATATGGATGTTCAATGCAtgcatattattaattttattcatCTCATCATCTTTTTCCTCACTTCGATAAATTCCAAGTTAACTTTAATGGGTATATCTAACTGAGAAGGGTCTTAAACAAAACCAATTTGCAGTTTTACTAAATTAATCTCTATACAACTTACATAAAACTGACATATGATGAtactaaattaaataaataaaatattacttttatatatatatgaacttatAAAACAAGTTTTAAAATAACTTATCGATTTACAAGTTCAGAACAAGGTGTGACTAAATGAACAGGTCGGAAGCATGTAAGATATTTCAAGATTGGaaaaaagcaaaaggaaaaaaggaaatAGTTTAAGATATCACTAATACTTGTCAACAAAATTGAACAAGTACAAAAAGAAAAGGGCGAAAGGAAAAAAATCCGAATAAAAAGAGTCAGAAGGCAAAGACAGTGACTCGATAAATAATCAGCACAGACAACAGCAGTGGTTTCCTCTTATTTAACTGAAACATACCAAGTGATATTACCTATCTTAAGCTGAAATGTTAAGCATAAGTAAACAAATGCCATCTGTTGCATGCAAAAAGACCAGACCAAAACTTAGCAGCACTAGAGATTGACTTGGGTTCTTTTTAAGACCCACCTCTATGAAATTTTATTCTCAAACTTTGATAACAATGTATACTAACTCAGGTTAAGAAACAACATGCTAGTGAAAACTTTAGTTACACAACTTACTAAAGCCAAAGTCCTTTAAAATGATGGAAAAGTTCAAAATTTTATCCATTTTCAGTTTCCTGAAGACAAATCAATGTTTAACTTGACAACCTGTACCATATAGTGGCCTGTGTGTAAATAATTCTAGCaattgaaagaaaaaagaacataACTTTGTCCATCCATTTTCAATGAGCAATTATATTCTGCTATATAAAGATACTGTAAGAATCAACAACTACCATATCTCCTAGTCAGTGACATCATGGATTTTTCGTACTTAACCAGCTGATCATGACATTGGCAGTGTACCAACCAAAAACCACccataaaaaggaaaagaaaacagaaT
Above is a genomic segment from Musa acuminata AAA Group cultivar baxijiao chromosome BXJ3-4, Cavendish_Baxijiao_AAA, whole genome shotgun sequence containing:
- the LOC135634619 gene encoding abscisic acid receptor PYL10-like — protein: MEEDSKKSPSSSRSPMAIEEEQGFPAGLTAEEYADLRHRVESHHRYRVGPGQCSSLLAQRIRAPAAIVWSVVRRFDRPQVYKHFIRSCAVNGGGEIRPGCLREVSIISGLPASTSTERLDVLDEALRMTGFTIVGGEHRLRNYRSVTTVDELRGSGGTWAVVLESYVVDVPEGNTEDDTRLFADTVVRLNLQKLASVAEAQPLPAAAAV
- the LOC135635762 gene encoding RPM1 interacting protein 13-like → MAIVVIEISSTDEDEEECKKAEMQAKKMATTVGRRKRREYVKVGKVEAPVDDEDEDDDDCFILPYNPFLDDQLDLKRRLYLDDPPLSDDVTVVAERGQVACRDYPHSRHLCTKYPFSKTPHPIHCQKCYCYVCDEPAPCRVWDKHCHAYDKSCYWKTAREEQRSTQDS